In a genomic window of Fusobacterium sp.:
- a CDS encoding sugar transferase: MKRQSSKILMIVLQFLFYFLINKIFKVPDRIMYNTFFIYLTLNLTKNMYSFKTILIWEELKKQLFVHTEYLIIMLINDAAFWGSKYISVHLIVGITFTFFNLIIIKIIRNIFRKSLEKRLLIIGVGNTARELTHVIKQNNFTMYNLLGYISANSLEGVNQSIRVEEEKILGNCCDIERVIEENQINEVIIALPLADNKQMSEIINRLDGKVNKIKFTPELNGTYTFNSNIEDYDGIMLVSSYNGMNRRTNKFLKRSFDIVTGIAGCLVLFMLYLIYAPKIRKDGGKAMFLHTRIGQYLKTFKMYKFRTMYADAEKRLEEMLSKDEKLKEEFYKNFKLKDDPRITEVGKFLRKTSLDEFPQFINVIKGEMSFVGPRPVVQKEVDMYYGKENSRKIFMVKPGITGMWQANGRSDVENYDERIALDLYYIRNWSLWLDVIITVKTIKNVIGKKGAY; the protein is encoded by the coding sequence GTGAAAAGACAAAGTTCAAAAATTTTAATGATAGTATTACAGTTTTTATTCTATTTTCTGATAAATAAAATATTTAAAGTACCAGACAGAATCATGTATAACACTTTCTTTATCTATCTTACATTAAATCTTACCAAAAATATGTATTCCTTTAAAACTATACTCATATGGGAAGAACTAAAAAAACAACTCTTTGTACATACAGAGTATCTCATAATTATGCTGATAAATGATGCAGCATTCTGGGGAAGCAAGTATATATCCGTTCATTTGATAGTAGGAATAACATTTACCTTCTTTAACTTAATTATAATAAAAATTATAAGAAATATATTTAGAAAATCGTTAGAAAAAAGGCTTTTAATCATAGGAGTTGGAAATACAGCTAGAGAATTAACTCATGTAATAAAGCAAAATAATTTTACAATGTATAACTTATTAGGATATATAAGCGCTAATTCTCTGGAAGGAGTTAATCAAAGCATAAGAGTAGAAGAAGAAAAGATACTTGGAAACTGCTGTGATATTGAAAGAGTAATAGAAGAAAATCAAATAAATGAAGTAATAATAGCTCTTCCATTAGCAGATAATAAACAGATGTCAGAAATAATTAACAGGCTGGATGGAAAAGTAAATAAAATAAAATTTACACCAGAATTAAATGGAACATATACTTTTAATTCAAATATAGAGGATTATGATGGAATAATGCTTGTATCTTCATACAATGGAATGAATAGAAGAACAAATAAATTTCTAAAAAGAAGCTTTGATATAGTTACAGGAATAGCAGGATGTTTAGTTCTTTTTATGCTTTACCTTATATATGCTCCAAAGATAAGAAAAGATGGAGGAAAAGCAATGTTCCTTCATACAAGAATAGGACAATATCTAAAAACTTTTAAAATGTATAAGTTTAGAACTATGTATGCTGATGCAGAGAAAAGACTGGAAGAAATGTTATCAAAGGATGAAAAACTAAAAGAGGAATTCTATAAGAATTTTAAACTTAAAGATGACCCAAGAATAACAGAGGTAGGAAAATTTTTAAGAAAAACATCATTAGATGAGTTTCCACAATTTATAAATGTAATAAAGGGAGAAATGTCATTTGTTGGACCAAGACCAGTAGTACAAAAGGAAGTAGATATGTACTATGGTAAGGAAAACAGCAGAAAGATATTTATGGTAAAACCAGGAATAACAGGAATGTGGCAAGCAAACGGTAGATCAGATGTAGAAAATTATGATGAAAGAATAGCTTTAGATCTTTATTACATAAGAAACTGGTCATTATGGCTGGATGTAATAATAACAGTGAAAACAATAAAGAATGTTATTGGGAAAAAGGGGGCATATTGA
- a CDS encoding thioredoxin family protein translates to MEYKELFETGMSFDTFFNVANTSEKDKMKEIASITKIKDENIERIKKIDKKYNFLLSAESWCPYVRATVPVLMKMIEFNPNIKLSIITEGRGFKFLREKLGIPEEKYVVPTLAILDENFNFAARYIGRPSKYRNIGFENVSSEYFKGHRSDDIVEEILERMGY, encoded by the coding sequence ATGGAATATAAAGAACTATTTGAAACAGGAATGTCATTTGATACTTTTTTTAATGTAGCAAATACATCTGAAAAAGATAAAATGAAGGAAATAGCTTCGATAACTAAAATAAAAGATGAAAATATAGAAAGAATAAAAAAAATAGATAAGAAATATAATTTTTTATTAAGTGCAGAGTCATGGTGTCCATATGTTCGTGCAACAGTACCAGTACTTATGAAAATGATAGAGTTTAATCCTAACATAAAATTAAGTATAATAACAGAAGGAAGAGGATTTAAATTTCTAAGAGAAAAATTAGGAATACCTGAAGAAAAATATGTAGTACCTACTTTAGCTATACTTGATGAGAATTTTAATTTTGCTGCTAGATATATAGGAAGGCCAAGTAAATATAGAAATATAGGATTTGAAAATGTAAGCAGTGAATATTTTAAAGGACATCGTTCTGATGATATTGTAGAAGAGATATTGGAAAGAATGGGATATTAA
- the ruvA gene encoding Holliday junction branch migration protein RuvA, with protein MYEYLRGKVEYKKPDYLALDVNGVGYKVNISLRTYDFINAGEEVKLYIYNYIKEDAFKLIGFLEERERNLFEMLLGVKGIGVSLALSVMSTFDIDTIRDLVATDDYNNLKRVPKLGEKKSQQLILDLKSKLKTLDALSIDTRNDEAARHLMIEEELISALEGLGYSKKEINTLITREELKSFKTIEEAIKGVLKKVNY; from the coding sequence ATGTATGAATATTTGAGAGGAAAGGTAGAATATAAGAAACCAGATTATCTGGCATTAGATGTAAATGGAGTAGGTTACAAAGTAAATATATCTTTGAGAACCTATGACTTTATTAATGCTGGAGAAGAGGTAAAGCTTTATATCTATAACTATATAAAAGAAGATGCTTTTAAACTAATAGGTTTTTTAGAAGAAAGAGAAAGAAATCTTTTTGAAATGCTTCTTGGAGTAAAGGGAATAGGTGTATCTTTAGCTCTTTCAGTAATGTCTACTTTTGATATAGATACAATCAGAGATCTTGTAGCAACAGATGATTATAATAATCTTAAAAGAGTTCCTAAGCTAGGGGAGAAAAAATCTCAACAGTTGATCTTAGATTTAAAAAGCAAGTTAAAAACATTAGATGCTCTTTCTATAGATACAAGAAATGATGAAGCAGCAAGGCATCTCATGATAGAAGAGGAGCTTATTTCTGCTCTAGAAGGATTGGGATACAGTAAAAAAGAAATAAATACTCTTATAACTAGAGAAGAACTTAAAAGCTTCAAAACTATTGAGGAAGCTATAAAAGGAGTGCTAAAAAAAGTTAATTATTAA
- the uvrA gene encoding excinuclease ABC subunit UvrA: protein MLDKIIIKGAREHNLKNIDIEIPKNKFVVITGVSGSGKSSLAFDTIYSEGQRRYVESLSAYARQFIGQMNKPEVDSIEGLAPAISIEQKTTNRNPRSTVGTITEVYDYMRLLFAHIGTAHCPICGRKVEKQSTEEITEGAIERFKEGDKIIVLAPVVKDKKGTHKNLFLNLLKKGYVRARVNGTILYLEDDIVLDKNLKHNIEVVIDRLVLKKNDKEFQSRLTQSVEAATELSNGKVILNVNNQDFAYSENFACPEHDEVSIPDLNPRLFSFNAPFGACPECKGIGKNLEVDENKLIDNDELSINEGGMYIPGAMARKGYSWEIFKAMAKHLKIDINKPIKDLSKRDRDIIFHGSDVKFKFDYEGDDFQFHGYKQYEGAVKNLERRYHETFSDAMKEEIENKYMVERICKVCNGKRLKPEVLSVTVGDKNIMEICELSIKDSLKFFLDLKLTNKQELIAKEILKEIRERLTFMINVGLDYLNLARETKTLSGGEAQRIRLATQIGSGLTGVLYVLDEPSIGLHQKDNDKLLATLGRLKDLGNTLIVVEHDEDTMLQADEILDLGPGAGDFGGEIVAYGSPKEVMENKESITGKYLKGELKIDIPEKRRKWKKSIKVIGAKGNNLKNINVEIPLGVMTVITGVSGSGKSTLINHTLFPALFNKLNKGKLYPLEYKEIKGIEELEKVINIDQSPIGRTPRSNPATYTKLFDDIRTIFAETKDAKLHGFTKGRFSFNVKGGRCEACQGAGIIKIEMNFLPDVYVECEVCKGKRYNKETLDVYYKGKNISDVLNMSVREAYEFFKAVPSLERKLKVLMDVGLDYIKLGQPATTLSGGEAQRIKLATELSKMTKGKTIYILDEPTTGLHFEDIRKLLEVLDRLVEKGNTVVIIEHNLDVIKTADHIIDIGPDGGDRGGTVVACGTPEEISDIKESYTAVYIDRMLKGAERKENKKVQKKKAKITPVFNETILEAAEEVAVIDYEEKPKKRGRKKKEELGK, encoded by the coding sequence TACTGGAGTAAGTGGAAGTGGAAAATCTTCACTTGCTTTTGATACTATTTATTCTGAAGGACAAAGAAGGTATGTAGAAAGTCTTTCTGCTTATGCAAGACAGTTTATTGGTCAGATGAATAAACCAGAAGTAGACAGTATAGAAGGATTGGCTCCTGCTATATCTATTGAACAAAAAACAACTAACAGAAACCCTCGTTCTACTGTAGGAACTATTACAGAAGTATATGATTATATGAGGCTTCTTTTTGCGCATATAGGAACAGCTCATTGTCCTATATGTGGAAGAAAGGTTGAAAAACAAAGTACAGAAGAGATAACAGAGGGAGCAATAGAAAGATTTAAAGAAGGAGATAAGATAATAGTTTTAGCTCCAGTTGTAAAAGATAAAAAAGGAACACATAAAAATCTTTTTCTCAATCTTCTGAAAAAAGGATATGTAAGAGCAAGAGTAAATGGAACTATTCTTTATCTTGAAGATGATATAGTTCTAGATAAAAATCTTAAACATAATATTGAAGTAGTAATAGATAGACTTGTATTGAAAAAAAATGATAAGGAATTTCAAAGCAGGCTGACACAATCTGTTGAAGCAGCTACAGAACTTTCAAATGGAAAAGTTATTCTAAATGTAAATAATCAAGATTTTGCATATAGTGAAAATTTTGCATGTCCAGAACATGATGAAGTGAGTATACCTGATCTTAATCCAAGATTGTTTTCTTTCAATGCTCCATTTGGAGCTTGCCCAGAATGTAAGGGAATTGGAAAAAATCTTGAAGTTGATGAAAATAAGCTGATAGATAATGATGAATTATCTATTAATGAAGGAGGTATGTATATACCAGGCGCCATGGCTAGAAAAGGATACAGCTGGGAAATATTTAAAGCAATGGCAAAACATTTGAAAATAGATATTAACAAGCCTATAAAAGATCTTTCAAAAAGAGATAGAGATATAATATTTCATGGAAGTGATGTTAAGTTTAAATTTGATTATGAAGGTGATGATTTTCAATTTCATGGATATAAACAATATGAAGGAGCAGTGAAAAATCTTGAAAGAAGATATCATGAAACATTTTCTGATGCAATGAAAGAAGAAATAGAAAATAAATATATGGTTGAAAGAATATGTAAAGTCTGCAATGGAAAAAGATTAAAACCAGAAGTTCTTTCTGTTACTGTTGGAGATAAAAATATCATGGAGATATGTGAATTGAGTATAAAAGATTCACTTAAATTTTTTCTTGATTTAAAACTTACTAATAAGCAGGAACTGATAGCTAAAGAAATCTTAAAAGAGATAAGAGAAAGGCTTACATTTATGATAAATGTAGGACTTGATTATTTAAATCTTGCTCGTGAAACAAAGACTCTTTCAGGAGGAGAGGCTCAAAGAATAAGACTTGCAACTCAGATAGGATCAGGGCTTACAGGAGTACTTTATGTATTGGATGAGCCAAGTATTGGACTTCATCAAAAAGATAATGATAAACTTCTTGCTACATTAGGAAGACTTAAAGATTTAGGAAATACTTTAATAGTTGTAGAACATGATGAAGATACTATGCTTCAAGCTGATGAGATACTTGATTTAGGACCAGGAGCTGGAGATTTTGGAGGGGAAATAGTTGCTTATGGAAGTCCTAAGGAAGTAATGGAAAACAAAGAATCTATCACAGGAAAATATTTAAAAGGAGAATTGAAGATAGATATACCTGAAAAAAGAAGAAAATGGAAAAAATCTATAAAAGTAATAGGAGCAAAGGGAAATAATCTGAAAAATATAAATGTTGAAATTCCTTTGGGAGTTATGACAGTGATTACTGGAGTAAGTGGAAGTGGAAAATCTACACTTATTAATCATACCTTATTCCCAGCACTCTTTAATAAATTGAATAAAGGAAAGCTCTATCCCTTGGAGTATAAAGAAATAAAGGGAATAGAGGAACTTGAAAAAGTTATAAATATTGATCAGAGCCCAATAGGGAGAACTCCAAGATCTAATCCAGCTACTTATACTAAACTTTTCGATGATATAAGAACTATTTTTGCTGAAACAAAAGATGCCAAACTGCACGGATTTACAAAGGGAAGATTCTCTTTCAATGTAAAAGGTGGTAGATGTGAAGCATGTCAAGGGGCAGGAATAATTAAAATAGAAATGAATTTTCTTCCAGATGTATATGTAGAATGCGAAGTATGCAAGGGTAAAAGATATAATAAAGAAACATTAGATGTATATTATAAAGGAAAGAATATTTCTGATGTATTGAATATGAGTGTAAGAGAGGCTTATGAGTTTTTTAAAGCTGTACCATCTCTTGAGAGAAAATTAAAAGTACTTATGGATGTTGGATTGGATTATATTAAACTAGGTCAGCCTGCAACTACTCTTTCAGGGGGAGAAGCTCAAAGAATAAAACTTGCAACTGAACTTTCTAAAATGACAAAAGGTAAAACAATCTATATTTTAGATGAGCCTACTACTGGACTGCATTTTGAAGATATAAGAAAGCTTTTGGAGGTATTGGACAGACTGGTAGAGAAAGGAAATACAGTAGTTATCATAGAACATAACCTAGATGTTATTAAAACAGCAGATCATATAATAGATATAGGACCTGATGGAGGAGACAGAGGTGGAACTGTGGTAGCTTGTGGAACTCCAGAAGAAATATCTGATATAAAAGAAAGTTATACTGCTGTATATATAGATAGAATGCTGAAAGGTGCAGAAAGAAAAGAGAATAAAAAAGTTCAGAAGAAAAAAGCTAAAATAACTCCAGTATTTAATGAAACTATATTAGAAGCTGCAGAAGAAGTAGCTGTAATAGATTATGAAGAAAAGCCTAAAAAAAGAGGAAGAAAAAAGAAAGAGGAGCTGGGGAAATAG